In one Echinicola marina genomic region, the following are encoded:
- the truA gene encoding tRNA pseudouridine(38-40) synthase TruA, translated as MKAQKRYFLEVAYKGTRYHGWQVQPNAVTVQEEIDKALATILRRKIDTMGSGRTDTGVHGKQQYLHFDSEEILDKRTFLKKANAVLPKDISIYDLREVKAEAHARFDAVWRSYEYYISLRKNPFEEELSWQCYYSLDVEAMNEAAKLLLKYRDFECFSKVKTEVNHFECEIKTAYWEQKDQHLIFHITANRFLRGMVRAIVGTLVEVGTGKMDKEGFRAILESKSRTKAGAAAPARGLFLSRVIYPEEIFI; from the coding sequence GGTGGCCTATAAGGGAACTCGTTATCACGGATGGCAGGTGCAGCCCAATGCTGTTACTGTTCAAGAGGAAATAGATAAGGCGCTTGCTACTATTTTGCGAAGAAAGATTGATACCATGGGCAGTGGTAGGACAGATACAGGGGTGCACGGTAAGCAGCAATATTTACATTTTGATAGTGAAGAGATTTTGGATAAGCGGACTTTTCTGAAGAAAGCCAATGCTGTTTTGCCCAAGGATATCAGTATTTATGACTTAAGGGAAGTGAAGGCTGAAGCCCATGCGCGGTTTGATGCTGTCTGGAGAAGTTACGAATACTATATCTCTTTGCGAAAAAATCCGTTTGAAGAAGAGTTGTCCTGGCAATGTTATTATTCACTGGACGTGGAGGCGATGAATGAGGCCGCTAAATTATTGCTCAAGTATAGGGATTTTGAGTGCTTTAGCAAGGTCAAAACAGAAGTCAATCATTTTGAATGCGAAATAAAAACGGCTTATTGGGAACAAAAAGACCAGCATTTGATTTTCCATATAACGGCAAACCGTTTTTTGAGAGGGATGGTACGGGCAATAGTAGGTACCTTAGTGGAAGTAGGTACCGGAAAGATGGACAAAGAAGGGTTTAGGGCGATTTTAGAAAGTAAAAGTCGGACAAAGGCGGGCGCAGCTGCTCCTGCCAGAGGTTTGTTCTTGAGTCGTGTGATTTATCCCGAAGAAATATTTATATAA
- a CDS encoding ABC transporter ATP-binding protein, with product MSLDKENVKSGDIIDTQVLRKLYRFVSPYRGRFFFLIFLTVALAALAPTRPLFIQKAIDNYVAYGDKEGLMFIIMILVGLLVLQAAVQFAHTYLSGWLGQVIIKDIRIKLYKHLLKMRLKFFDNTPIGRLVTRNISDIETLSNVFSEGLAAIIGDLLQLVTILSVMFWVDWKLTLVSLSTLPLLIISTYVFKEKVKVAFNEVRNAVSNLNSFLQEHITGMNIVQIFNREDEEYRKFKEINTEHKKAHVKSVLYYAIYYPVAEIIQAVGIGLVVWYGATGVFGLDLKVGVLISFIMYLQLFFRPIRMLADRFNTLQMGVVSASRIFKLLESDEHIPNEGRLVPEKIKGNIELEKVWFAYNDEEWVLKDINFKVKHGETVALVGATGAGKSSIINLISRFYDINKGTIKVDGTDIKEYELGILRKHIGVVLQDVFLFSDTIYYNITLGNEDITREQVMEAAELVGARKFIERLPGGLDYNVMERGATLSVGQRQLISFVRAMVYNPEIIILDEATSSVDTETEELIQNAIDKMMKGRTSIVIAHRLSTIQKANNIIVLHKGEIKEMGTHESLLEKEGYYAQLHQMQLKSMVS from the coding sequence TTGAGTCTAGACAAAGAAAATGTAAAAAGCGGAGATATCATTGATACCCAGGTGCTCCGCAAGTTATATAGGTTTGTATCGCCATATAGGGGGAGGTTTTTCTTTTTGATCTTCTTGACCGTTGCATTGGCTGCTTTGGCACCGACCAGGCCTCTTTTTATTCAAAAAGCCATAGATAATTACGTGGCCTATGGTGATAAAGAGGGCTTGATGTTTATCATCATGATTTTGGTGGGATTATTGGTGCTACAAGCTGCAGTACAGTTTGCCCATACTTATCTTTCGGGCTGGCTGGGGCAAGTGATCATCAAAGATATAAGGATCAAGCTTTATAAGCATTTATTGAAAATGCGCTTGAAGTTTTTTGATAATACCCCTATAGGTAGACTGGTGACCAGAAATATTTCGGATATAGAAACACTCTCCAATGTTTTCAGTGAGGGACTGGCTGCCATTATTGGGGACCTGCTACAGCTGGTTACCATTCTTAGTGTGATGTTCTGGGTAGACTGGAAGCTCACTTTGGTCAGCTTAAGTACCTTGCCTTTATTGATCATCTCCACTTATGTGTTCAAAGAAAAAGTGAAGGTGGCTTTTAATGAAGTTCGAAATGCCGTTTCCAACCTAAATTCATTTTTGCAGGAGCATATTACTGGGATGAATATTGTGCAGATTTTCAACCGTGAGGATGAGGAGTACAGGAAGTTTAAGGAAATCAATACGGAGCACAAAAAAGCGCATGTCAAGTCTGTATTGTATTATGCGATTTATTATCCGGTAGCAGAGATCATTCAGGCGGTAGGAATAGGCTTGGTCGTATGGTATGGGGCTACAGGGGTTTTTGGTTTGGACCTTAAAGTGGGAGTGTTGATTTCTTTCATTATGTATCTTCAATTATTTTTCCGTCCAATTAGGATGTTAGCGGATAGATTTAATACACTGCAGATGGGGGTAGTGAGTGCCTCGAGGATATTTAAATTGTTGGAGAGTGATGAGCACATTCCAAATGAAGGAAGATTGGTTCCGGAAAAGATCAAGGGCAATATTGAATTGGAAAAGGTCTGGTTTGCCTATAATGATGAAGAATGGGTGCTTAAGGATATCAATTTTAAGGTGAAACATGGAGAAACTGTTGCTTTGGTAGGGGCTACTGGTGCAGGTAAATCTTCTATCATTAACCTTATAAGTCGTTTTTACGATATCAACAAGGGAACGATTAAAGTGGACGGGACGGATATCAAGGAATATGAATTGGGGATATTAAGAAAGCATATAGGCGTGGTGTTACAGGATGTGTTCCTGTTTTCTGATACCATTTACTATAATATTACTTTGGGCAATGAGGATATTACACGAGAACAGGTGATGGAGGCTGCAGAGTTGGTTGGGGCAAGAAAATTCATTGAGCGTTTACCTGGAGGATTGGATTATAATGTCATGGAACGTGGTGCCACCCTTTCTGTAGGTCAAAGACAATTGATCTCATTTGTTCGTGCCATGGTTTACAATCCTGAGATTATAATCCTGGATGAAGCGACCTCTTCTGTAGATACAGAAACTGAAGAACTGATCCAAAATGCCATAGACAAGATGATGAAAGGTAGGACCTCCATCGTCATTGCCCATAGGCTATCGACCATACAAAAAGCGAATAATATCATTGTTTTGCATAAAGGGGAAATCAAGGAAATGGGAACCCACGAGTCCCTGCTTGAGAAGGAAGGCTATTATGCACAGTTGCACCAGATGCAATTAAAATCCATGGTCAGCTAA